In a genomic window of Cuculus canorus isolate bCucCan1 chromosome 4, bCucCan1.pri, whole genome shotgun sequence:
- the AP5S1 gene encoding AP-5 complex subunit sigma-1, whose protein sequence is MARAFVVLALGGTDPPGPAAPGRAPCRLLYARSFGDPPGDPSDSGDTARQRLRRKEQLLALARQVASQCRLLQASSGRLPSPQLPQRLEEPISLQDAPGGLFQLRPGDPFPERVTIAWISVLSLAFALVCDPRENLSLAEITLRRLTPRFLASLRLLGSGTDILLRPEVADRLLDRLLPHGRLLFLNECFLQALDREMGLKAAR, encoded by the exons ATGGCGCGGGCCTTCGTGGTGCTGGCGCTGGGCGGGACGGATCCGCCGGGTCCCGCCGCCCCGGGACGGGCCCCCTGCCGCCTCCTGTACGCCCGCTCCTTCGGGGACCCCCCCGGGGACCCCTCCGACTCCGGGGACACCGCCAGGCAGCGCTTGCGCCgcaaggagcagctgctggccCTGGCCAG GCAGGTGGCCTCGCAGTGCCGGCTCCTCCAGGCGTCCTCGGGGCGCCTACCGTCCCCCCAGCTCCCGCAGCGCCTGGAGGAGCCGATCTCACTCCAAGATGCTCCAGGGGGGCTTTTCCAGCTGCGCCCAGGGGACCCCTTTCCGGAGCGGGTGACAATAGCCTGGATCTCCGTCTTATCCCTCGCCTTTGCCTTGGTTTGTGACCCCCGGGAGAACCTCTCGCTGGCCGAGATCACCCTGCGCCGCCTCACGCCCCGTTTCCTCGCTTCCCTCCGTCTCCTTGGCTCCGGAACCGACATTCTGCTCCGACCGGAGGTTGCTGACCGCCTCCTGGATCGTCTCCTGCCCCACGGCCGCTTGCTTTTCCTCAACGAGTGCTTTCTCCAGGCGCTGGATCGGGAGATGGGCCTCAAAGCAGCCCGCTGA